The DNA segment CAAATCCTGCAAGAGTCTCCAGCAAAAGATAGGACACTTGCTGTCTAGTAGAAGAGTAGTTGCGACATGTGCAGTACAGGCGGTTGTTTATTTCTTCCGTCTCTtgaaatggaatcacagagatGCCAAAAGCAATAGACAGGAACCAAATGAGGAACATGATTATTGAaatctttccttttgttttgtatCTCTGAATTGTGAAAGGGTAAAACACAGCCATTAATCGCTCCAAGCTCAGTGCTGTAATTAGAAATATACTTGCATACATGCTGCAGTAAATAATGAAAACCAGTATTTTGCAGAACACTACTCCAAAAACCCATGAGTCAGCAAAAGAGTAAATCCAGATTGGCAAAGTAATTAGTACAAGGACGTCTGCAATGGCCAGGTTCAAGATCAACAGGACTGAAGGAGATGCTTTCTTCATTTTTGTACAAACAGTCCAGATGACGATGCAATTTCCAGGAGTCCCAATAACAAATGACAAGCTCAGTATTATGCAGACTATTGACCTCACAACATTCCATGTTGAATGGTTACTGCTTTCCTCAGCTTGGCTCATTCTGGGAGTTCTTCAGGTAGCTCTGGTTGAAAATATCCTCAGTGCTTTGCACTCTGCTTTTGAGGGTCTGATTGAGCTACCTAAGACAAAGTTCTCTTATTCTCTGCAGACTAACATGGGATATGAGCTCATATCCTAATGCTCACTCTTGAGACATCTGACCACATATGGAAGTTCCTGTTGTTTAAGACTAGGCAATTTTGCACATAAAGCAAAAATAGAGATGCAGTGCAGCACCTAGCTTTGCTTTTAGTTACACAGCCATCATGCATCAGCAGGTTTTAAAGCAGGTTGGTGGTCTTTCAGAAATGCCCCTATTGAAGTGACTTTGTATTTGTTAAAGTTACTGATCAGCACCTCAGGGGCaagaaacctttttttttatgATGTTCTACTCTGGTTTGTGTAAGTAACTCAACATTTTATTTTATAAAAGTTGCAGATAAACTACAAATCTGCATTGCATGATTGATGTGAAATTCCATTCCAAAGCCTAAAAAAATAATGCTTATTGCCTTCATGTCACTTTTTTAATTAAGCAGAAAAGTTGATTGCACTTTAGAAATGCTGGCATAAAAGAAATAAACATTTGTCCTATTGTAATACTGTGCTGGTACAATAAAGTGCACAGAGTTGTATTCACAATGCTCTGGAAAACTGTAGTCTTGCAGTCTGGCAAAATGATCTCCATGAAAATAGTCTGGATATAAGGTTGTAGGAGGAAATGCTCAGGTAATGTATTAAATTGTCCTCCCGCTGTGCCAGTAATAGGCTATCCTAGGAAACCTGGGAGTCAGTGCAGTATTTCAGTCTTGTGAGAAtctgaagttcttcagtgtctgGCTCAAGAATACAGAAGTATTTTGTTACCCTAATCTCAAAACATCTTCTTAAAAAGTTGAAGGAGGAACTAAaacagcagcacccacagaagTGTTCAAAAGTCACAGAAGTGAAACTGGAATGGTATTTTCCATCAAAAgaatgcacagaaaaaaaaacaggattATGAAGAAATCACATTTAAGGAAATAATCTGTATCAGTCTGAAGTGTTGAGGTAGAATTTTATAAAATTGACAAATGTAGTGAGTAATATTAAGTTGGAAAGCATATTTCACCACAGAAAAAGGATTGCAACACCTCCCTAACTCTCCCAAATCAGCTTAGCTGGTTTTGACCTCCCATTAGTATAATGAGATCAGTGGAGTTATTTTGGATTTTCATCTGAAGTCAAGTATTGTGTTTTCAAAATACTATTTATGTAATAAAGATTTTCATTTGGACATAATCTGATACTTGATTCCAGCACTTTTTAATTTTAACTATATAGAATACAGATGGGGCAgggggaaaacccaaaccagttgTTTCTATTTTAAAGGGAATTTCTGGAAACCACTTGTAAAAATCCACTTATGAAAGGAAGTGCTGGGCAATGCTTCTTCCTCTAGTGAAATCACCATTATCTGCATCATTTCTCTTGAACTTTGGAGGGCTTCGTTTACTGACAATGCCATACCTAGAGTGAACTAAGCTGCAGGCCCAGTACCTCTTGTCATATGATGCCACACAGACAGGTAGGTTCTTTTAGATAAAGCTTGAATCTAGACGATTATTAATGTATCACATACTGAATGTTAAGAAGTGGACCTGATCTGCAGAGGGCCAAAGACTCGAAGCAGTAGGAAAGCTATACTGATTACTAGAAATTCTGCTTAAATAAACATTATGGTAATTGTTGATGTTTCTGCAACAATAAGCCAAGTTAACCATAAGAAATTGTAGATAACAGTAAGCTATGTTGCTAATTATGTCATAATTAAACTTTAATTGTAACTACAACCCTGTACCTAGTCCTCGTTCTGGCAAGGATTCCTAAGGGAACCTGTATGCTCCTGTAGCCTTGTGTGATGCCTCTCTCAGATTCTCCTCTTTAAAACTTTCCTTTTGGTGGCACAGAGCAGTTGTCCGTACAACTACTGGTATCAGTGTCAGTACAACTTTAATACAGTGGTTCTAATCAGTGGCTGAACTTCTGGAGCTTCTGTCCTTACACTTTTCAGGAACAAGTCTCTCCACTTCAGTCAAAGTCTTGCTTGTCAGATAGTCTTTGGGTGTATTTTTCATTTAAACGAGAAAACAAATCTCAGAATTGCAGCAATACCCTGGGaattctcttaaaaaaaaatcccagacaGGTGTTGAAATAAAAGACCTCCTCGAGTAAGACTGAAAACAAGCTATTAGACTTAATATCACCAAAGGTATTTAGCATTAACAGGGGAACATGTTTCTGAAGAGCTCTGTATGACTCTGATAACCTCAGTGCTTGTAAGATGTCTTTGATAGTCTCCAGAAGTGTCTGACTATTACTTGTCAAATCTACACCAGTAGTACACAAACTTATTGGGAAATTTAAGAAACATTTCTATTAACAAGGGGAGCAGTGTAGCACGTTCCATAACATGGTAAACACAACAGCAGCTAAACAACTCGGTATATTactcattccagtggccaaatACAGGAGGGACTTTTAAGGCATGACTATACAGCTGGACTTTGGACCTCATGAGCTCTGATCTAATTCTATTAACAGTGGTGACATTAGGCTGCAtttctgtgtttaaaaaaacaaagatcTAAATCTCTGAAGTGTGCTGGGTGCATGCTTATTATACATAGTGCAACAAGGTTCCATCACTAACGTGGGAGACTTTCTTTTAAATTTGTCACCTTTAGATTGGCAAATAACTTCCAAAAACTTTCCAAGCCTAAGAAGCCTGTTACTGCTATGAAACGTTTTGAATAGCATTTGCTTTGGCTTAAATGTTAGGAGAGCGTCCCACTTCCTCTGCaaattgtttgtttctttgtgtgcATGCATGAGCTTCCCCCTGGTGGATGGTCTGTAAGTTACACAGCCACAGCATTTTGAGGCAGCTGTGTTTGGACCACTAAGTGTAATTTAGGATTGGTATTCACAGCTTTTGCAGATTTATTCTGAGAATCAAAATTTTACCTCAAACTGATGAGACTCTCTGGGCAAGCAGTCTCTGCTTAAATTGCATCTGCCCCTCTATGCAGTAAGAGCCTGTGTGTAACAATTTACAGAGTGGTGATGCTGAGGAAATACGCATTTTGTAACTTGTGTGAATAGCTGTACTAAAAAGACTTTTTACATCTTCCTAATTTTTGTCTTCAGAAGGATCTCTGCATGTTTGTCTAGTAAGTGGTTGTATATTAATGACTGCAAATATCACTATTTGCTGTGGTGCTGGAAACTGAAAACTTGTTTGCCTGTTAATGCAGAAGGGAGAAAATTATTAGTTTT comes from the Pogoniulus pusillus isolate bPogPus1 chromosome 20, bPogPus1.pri, whole genome shotgun sequence genome and includes:
- the LOC135184234 gene encoding leukotriene B4 receptor 1-like, which gives rise to MSQAEESSNHSTWNVVRSIVCIILSLSFVIGTPGNCIVIWTVCTKMKKASPSVLLILNLAIADVLVLITLPIWIYSFADSWVFGVVFCKILVFIIYCSMYASIFLITALSLERLMAVFYPFTIQRYKTKGKISIIMFLIWFLSIAFGISVIPFQETEEINNRLYCTCRNYSSTRQQVSYLLLETLAGFAIPFLIICTCYVCVARRISRMTYQSKQRSERLIASIVVAFFLCWFPHHFFNILDIISVHIEHSNKEMSLTLDEIVDRGVYISGALVFISSCINPLLYAFAARRFQNHLRFAKISKLFEQMSHTVTEEGKKKSLSETKQEDSLVSTEKL